The Thermococcus celericrescens genome includes a region encoding these proteins:
- a CDS encoding S8 family serine peptidase codes for MKGWKAVVLAIFLIGIMAGMAAAAPTKPIVRNNSTQQKNYGLMTPGLFKKVQRMDWNQEISTVIMFGSPQDRDRAVRVLETMGAQIKYSYKIIPAVAVKMKVRDLLLIAGMIDTGFFGNTKVSGIKFIQEDYKVQVSDATSVSQIGADTVWNSLGYDGSGIVVAVIDTGIDASHPDLQGKVVAWYDVVNGKTTPYDDNGHGTHVAGIVAGTGAVNSQYIGVAPGAKLVGVKVLAADGSGTISDIIAGVDWVVQNKDKYGIKVINLSLGSSQSSDGTDSLSQAVNNAWAAGLVVAVAAGNSGPNTYTVGSP; via the coding sequence ATGAAGGGTTGGAAGGCTGTGGTATTGGCCATTTTCCTGATAGGCATTATGGCCGGAATGGCCGCTGCGGCACCGACAAAGCCCATCGTTCGGAATAACAGCACCCAGCAGAAGAACTACGGCCTCATGACTCCTGGACTGTTCAAAAAGGTCCAGAGGATGGACTGGAACCAGGAGATCAGCACGGTTATAATGTTCGGCAGTCCACAGGACAGGGATAGGGCCGTGAGGGTACTGGAAACCATGGGAGCGCAGATTAAATACTCCTACAAGATAATCCCCGCCGTCGCGGTTAAAATGAAGGTCAGGGACCTCTTGCTCATCGCCGGCATGATCGACACCGGCTTCTTCGGCAACACCAAGGTCTCTGGAATAAAGTTCATCCAGGAGGATTACAAGGTTCAGGTTTCGGACGCCACTTCCGTCTCCCAGATAGGGGCGGACACCGTCTGGAACTCCCTCGGCTACGATGGCAGCGGTATCGTTGTTGCGGTTATTGATACCGGTATAGACGCGAGCCACCCCGACCTCCAGGGTAAAGTCGTAGCCTGGTACGATGTCGTCAACGGCAAGACCACCCCCTACGATGACAACGGACACGGAACCCACGTGGCCGGTATCGTTGCCGGAACCGGCGCGGTCAACTCCCAGTACATCGGCGTTGCCCCCGGGGCGAAGCTCGTCGGCGTCAAGGTTCTCGCCGCGGATGGCTCAGGAACGATCTCGGATATAATCGCGGGCGTTGACTGGGTCGTCCAGAACAAGGACAAGTACGGAATCAAGGTCATCAACCTCTCCCTCGGCTCAAGCCAGAGCTCCGACGGTACCGACTCCCTGAGCCAGGCCGTTAACAACGCCTGGGCCGCCGGGCTTGTCGTTGCCGTTGCCGCCGGTAACAGTGGACCCAACACCTACACCGTCGGTTCTCC